One Cryptococcus neoformans var. grubii H99 chromosome 3, complete sequence genomic region harbors:
- a CDS encoding alfa-L-rhamnosidase: MSSQISIERFSVEHYPLTTSNTVLGITHWKPRLSWRFGGDISGWTQRAYSLHISWPSGRQEIHDVVTDNNVLAPWPTKAIQPKQAVSVVVEVTGSDGNKYKSQELILEGGLPDDSSSWEADVISCPAEVTEIGKPKQPFRLRKSFTIPPTGNFSARLYITALGIYEAHINGRRVGDQLLSPGWQSYKHRLHYQTFDVSELLTKGTEMEFTAWVGEGWYAGELGWERKRCYGERIGLLARLEIDGQVVLKTGPNEGWEWSFGNLTSSEIYNGEMWDFVGAGGNSDWMKNTEILPFPKAKLISPETPPVRQVLEVSVKDVINTPSGETVLDFGQNLVGWVRIRSLPGSGGKLVLSHVEVLENGKLGRRPLRTARAQDSIYYGPEQAGQGWEPKFTFHGFRYVQVDGWSRQMSEAEAKENFTAVVIQTQMEETGGFECSHPLINQLHQNVVWSWRGNTVSIPSDCPQRDERLGWTGDLQVFAATASFLTDTSGFLRNWLEDFAEEQLKDNDGNAPLVVPDVIQDTLFAGMRTAVWSDIAVLLPNDLYNAYADIAIVAAQWESIVGWLERGVKRDDVGLWDPAFFQLGDWLDPSAPPDNAAAGKTDSILVADAYLIHITRIASKLAETIGKVKEGDRYKQQYRVLKEFFVKRYVTYDGRLSSDSQTAYALALKFGLLETPRQIEGALKRLEWLARLNKFKVGTGFAGTPVILDAFAENNAIAYAYRMLEEKANPSWLYPVSMGATTIWERWDSMLPDGSINPGEMTSFNHYALGAVAAFMHKYIGGLSLLAPGWKKILVAPRPGGTLTSAKIWHVSPYGRIVLEWAIVGSKLRVQVTIPPNCSAVVSLPGAEEGKEEEIGSGYREYEVEWKDDSAWPPQSIDFPQP; this comes from the exons ATGTCAAGCCAAATATCGATTGAACGATTCAGTGTCGAACACTATCCCTTGACCACATCGAATACGGTGCTGGGAATCACACATTGGAAGCCTCGACTGTCTTGGCGATTTGGAGGTGACATCTCGGGATGGACCCAAAGAGCTTACTCTCTTCATATATCGTGGCCTAGCGGAAGGCAAGAAATACATGATGTAGTTACAGATAACAACGTACTCGCTCCCTGGCCAACAAAAGCTATCCAGCCCAAACAAGCAGTCTCGGTTGTTGTGGAAGTCACTGGCTCCGACGGTAACAAATACAAATCCCAAGAGCTCATCCTAGAAGGGGGTTTACCTGATGATTCCTCATCCTGGGAGGCAGATGTGATCTCCTGCCCTGCCGAGGTTACAGAGATCGGCAAACCAAAGCAACCATTCCGTCTCCGGAAGAGTTTCACAATCCCTCCAACCGGCAACTTTTCGGCAAGGCTGTACATTACCGCTTTGGGCATTTATGAAGCTCATATCAACGGTAGAAGGGTCGGTGATCAACTCCTTAGCCCGGGGTGGCAGTCGTACAAGCATCGGCTACACTATCAGACCTTTGACGTCTCCGAACTTCTGACAAAGGGTACTGAAATGGAGTTCACTGCTTGGGTGGGCGAAGGGTGGTATGCTGGAGAACTTGggtgggagagaaagagatgttATGGCGAGAGAATCGGTTTGCTTGCTCGACTCGAAATTGACGGGCAAGTGGTCTTGAAAACCGGCCCCAACGAAGGCTGGGAATGGTCATTCGGGAATCTTACATCAAGCGAGATATATAATGGTGAGATGTGGGATTTCGTGGGCGCCGGTGGAAATTCAGACTGGATGAAAAACACAGAaatccttcccttccccaaAGCCAAACTTATCTCTCCGGAAACTCCGCCCGTACGACAGGTTCTCGAGGTCTCGGTCAAGGATGTGATCAACACGCCAAGCGGAGAGACAGTCTTAGATTTTGGTCAGAACCTCGTGGGGTGGGTCAGAATCCGATCTCTACCGGGTAGCGGTGGGAAACTTGTGCTTTCTCATGTTGAAGTCTTGGAGAATGGAAAGCTGGGACGTAGGCCATTGCGTACCGCACGCGCCCAGGACTCTATATACTATGGCCCTGAACAAGCTGGGCAGGGTTGGGAGCCTAAGTTCACTTTCCACGGGTTCCGATATGTCCAAGTCGATGGCTGGTCTCGACAGATGTCCGAAGCAGAAGCCAAAGAAAACTTCACTGCTGTGGTCATCCAGACACAGATGGAAGAGACTGGAGGTTTCGAAtgctctcatcctctgaTCAATCAACTGCACCAGAACGTGGTTTGGAGTTGGAGAGGCAACACGGTTTCCATACCTTCCGACTGTCCTCAACGAGACGAGCG CCTAGGCTGGACGGGAGACCTTCAAGTTTTCGCGGCAACAGCTTCGTTTCTCACGGACACCTCGGGTTTTCTTCGTAACTGGCTGGAAGATTTCGCAGAAGAGCAATTGAAAGACAATGATGGCAATGCACCCTTGGTAGTTCCGGATGTCATTCAGGATACATTATTTGCTGGG ATGCGAACGGCCGTTTGGAGCGATATCGCCGTTCTTCTACCCAATGATCTTTACAATGCTTACGCAGATATTGCCATTGTGGCCGCACAATGGGAATCTATCGTCGGCTGGCTTGAACGAGGGGTAAAGCGAGACGACGTCGGCTTGTGGGACCCTGCGTTCTTTCAGCTCGGCGATTGGCTCGACCCTTCGG CCCCACCTGATaatgctgctgctggaaaAACCGACTCTATCCTGGTGGCTGACGCATACCTCATCCATATCACCAGAATCGCCTCAAAACTGGCTGAAACCATTGGCAAagtgaaagaaggggatcGATACAAACAACAGTACAGAGTCCTCAAGGAGTTCTTTGTCAAACGGTACGTCACATACGATGGCAGACTGTCCTCCGATTCTCAGACAGCGTATGCCCTCGCTCTGAAATTCGGTTTACTTGAGACGCCTCGACAAATTGAAGGGGCGCTCAAGCGACTCGAGTGGCTGGCTCGGTTAAACAAGTTCAAAGTTGGGACGGGTTTTGCGGGGACACCAGTCATCCTCGATGCGTTTGCCGAAAACAACGCCATCGCGTACGCGTATAGAATGCTTGAGGAAAAGGCCAATCCATCTTGGCTGTATCCAGTATCCATGGGAGCCACCACTATTTGGGAAAGATGGGATAGTATGCTCCCAGACGGCTCTATCAATCCAG GCGAAATGACAAG CTTCAATCACTACGCTTTGGGtgctgttgctgctttCATGCACAAATACATTGGTGGTCTTTCCTTGCTTGCTCcgggatggaagaagatcctTGTTGCACCTCGACCCGGGGGAACGCTCACTTCCGCAAAAATCTGGCATGTTTCGCCTTATGGTCGCATCGTTCTTGAATGGGCCATAGTCGGGTCAAAGCTCCGAGTCCAGGTCACCATACCGCCGAATTGTTCGGCGGTCGTGTCATTGCCAggtgcagaagaaggaaaggaagaagagattggCTCTGGTTATCGGGAGTATGAGGTGGAGTGGAAAGATGATTCAGCCTGGCCCCCACAATCTATCGATTTTCCCCAGCCTTAA
- a CDS encoding serine/threonine-protein phosphatase 2A activator 1, with protein sequence MQPHTQSPQFEASTSRAVHIPSDPALPRPCLTSDAIVSRWQNSPGFQYFWAWIKRRCDRLKGKEIIRGPFDNSAHGIRSLMNMLDQMTSWIEDAPPQPQSNQRFGNLAFRTYNKLLQERLPPLIDSWDIPSNLRSQLLPLLINSHAFGHPTRLDYGTGHELAFVLGLWCCVVPGWVGGDNGTEDEEDELILRVFTRYLELTTLLQKTYNLEPAGSHGVWGLDDYCFLPYLFGSAQLLGSNLTPSASLSLALSHHPSATSPPSAPMTDLYTLSLHHLSLFKFGASFSEHSPLLYSLSQMPNWVKPHGGLKKMFLGEVVGKRVVVQGIWVGGWCWGEDVPDVEERGDKNEGKGTDVGTKAPWAR encoded by the exons ATGCAACCTCACACCCAGTCCCCGCAATTTGAAGCTTCCACTTCAAGAGCCGTCCACATCCCTTCAGATCCAGCTCTGCCTCGACCATGCCTCACAAGCGATGCTATTGTGTCAAGGTGGCAAAACTCACCCGGTTTTCAGTATTTCTGGGCCTGGataaaaagaagatgtgaCCGGTTAAAGGGGAAAGAAATCATAAGAGGTCCATTTGACAACAGCGCACAT GGAATACGAAGCCTTATGAATATGCTGGATCAAATGACTAGTTGGATAGAAGATGCCCCTCCCCAGCCGCAATCAAATCAGAGGTTTGGCAATCTTGCATTCAGGACGTACAATAAACTGCTACAAGAA agattaCCTCCGCTCATTGATTCATGGGATATCCCTTCCAACCTTCGTTCTCAATTGCTTCCTTTACTGATCAACTCTCATGCTTTCGGACACCCGACGAGACTAGATTATGGGACGGGTCACGAGCTTGCGTTTGTACTCGGCTTATGGTGCTGTGTGGTCCCTGGATGGGTTGGCGGTGACAACGGTAcggaggacgaagaggatgaattGATTTTGAGAGTGTTCACTAG ATACCTCGAATTAACAACTCTTCTGCAGAAGACATACAACCTGGAGCCTGCAGGGTCGCATGGGGTATGGGGTTTAGATGATTATTGTTTCTTGCC CTATCTCTTCGGCTCAGCTCAACTTCTAGGCTCAAATCTCACTCCTTCAGCCTCACTGTCACTGGCTCTCtcccatcatccatctgCCACCTCGCCTCCTTCCGCTCCCATGACAGACCTCTATAcactctccctccaccatctctcaCTTTTCAAGTTTGgcgcctccttctccgaGCACTCTCCATTACTGTATTCCTTGTCTCAAATGCCCAATTGGGTAAAGCCGCATGGaggtttgaagaagatgttttTAGGAGAGGTGGTTGGCAAGAGGGTTGTGGTGCAAGGTATTTGGGTAGGGGGATGGTGTTGGGGTGAGGATGTGCCGGATGTagaagagagaggtgaTAAAAATGAGGGTAAAGGAACGGATGTGGGTACTAAGGCACCGTGGGCACGGTAA
- a CDS encoding sugar transporter, giving the protein MNNDGEDKYGLEHVEDNVGEKVDTVAEAFDKGQTATGYESLGILATVKTFKMASAICFAATFAAAADGYQIGMNGNIIANQGFINQFATTVDNKTGEPILSASVLTAIGTIQSVGQIVGMTTLPFLAARFGRKPAMFALWAILVASVLCESLAKKWQIWFLAKLFSGMGVGSLQFITPTYVTEVAPIRIRGLLLMLYNFWFSLGSFFAPVALQVMYKTHPENYKTPIYTQWGHIGLMFVIYLLLPESPAWCATRGLEEKAKKNMRRIYRGVTDFDVDVQYEGLVRAVQHEEAVAAEYRRLSWYNIFRGVDGFRTIVSTWALFSQQLLGLTLFNTYSSYFFQIAGFDDPFSITCISTGIQLAVILVVVALVDKVGRRNLCCGGLTTMLIGNTLIGILGVVKSTNVTNKLLVFFTCVYMVGLQCSGSTGWGYVGEISSQRLRAHTAGFGAALSCVMGVIMNVLVPYMLNTNEWNWGLKTAFFYLGVGAPFAVGSWFIIPETKGRSAAELDELFETKARPWRFHKTQTALQKAIEQQF; this is encoded by the exons ATGAATAACGATGGCGAAGACAAATACGGCCTTGAACACGTTGAGGATAATGTCGGTGAAAAGGTCGACACTGTCGCCGAAGCTTTTGACAAAGGACAAACTGCTACTGGTTACGAATCGCTTGGCATTCTAGCGACCGTGAAGACTTTCAAAATGGCCTCCGCTATTTGTTTTGCTGCCACCTTTGCAGCGGCTGCCGATGGTTACCAGA TCGGTATGAATGGTAATATCATTGCCAACCAGGGCTTCATTAATCAGTTCGCTACTACGGTGGATAACAAGACTGGCGAGCCCATTCTATCTGCCTCCGTGTTGACCGCCATTGGCACCATCCAGTCAGTGGGTCAGATTGTTGGCATGACAACCCTTCCTTT CCTGGCTGCCCGATTTGGTCGGAAACCTGCCATGTTTGCCCTTTGGGCCATTCTCGTTGCAAGTGTTTTATGTGAATCGTTGGCCAAAAAATGGCAAATTTGG TTTTTGGCAAAATTGTTCTCCGGCATGGGTGTTGGCTCCTTGCAATTTATCACTCCAACATACGTCACCGAGGTTGCCCCGATTCGCATCAGGggtttgttgttgatgttgtATAATTTCTG GTTCAGTTTGGGTAGCTTTTTCGCCCCTGTTGCTCTTCAAGTCATGTATAAAACACACCCGGAAAATTATAAGACTCCCATCTACACGCAG TGGGGACACATTGGATTGATGTTCGTGATTTACCTCCTCCTACCCGAATCCCCAG CCTGGTGCGCTACTCGTGGCCTCGAGGAAAaagccaagaagaacaTGCGAAGGATTTACCGTGGCGTCACTGATTTCGATGTTGATGTCCAGTACGAGGGTCTGGTGAGGGCTGTTCAGCATGAAGAAGCGGTTGCCGCCGAATACAGGCGACTCAGTTGGTACAACATCTTCCGTGGCGTTGACGGG TTCCGCACTATTGTCAGCACTTGGGCCTTGTTCAGTCAACAACTTCTTGGTTTGACTTTG TTCAATACCTACAGCTCTTACTTCTTCCAAATTGCCGGTTTCGATGATCCTTTTTCCATTACTTGTATCTCGACTGGTATCCAACTCGCTGTTATTCTCGTTGTTGTTGCCCTCGTAGACaaggtcggaagaagaaacctATGTTGCGGAGGATTGACGACTATGCTCATCGGTAACACCCTTATTGGTATTCTTGGTGTAGTCAAGTCAACCAATGTCACTAACAAACTGCTGGTGTTCTTTACCTGCGTCTACA TGGTCGGCCTGCAGTGCTCTGGTTCTACTGGCTGGGGATATGTCGGTGAAATCTCCTCACAGCGACTCCGTGCTCACACGGCCGGTTTCGGTGCGGCCCTCAGTTGCGTCATGGGTGTGATAATGAATGTTCTCGTTCCTTACATGCTCAACACCAATGAATGGAACTGGGGTCTTAAGACTGCTTTCTTCTATTTGGGTGTGGGGGCTCCGTTTGCCGTTGGATCTTGGTTCATCATCCCAGAGACCAAAGG ACGATCTGCAGCTGAGCTTGATGAGCTCTTTGAAACCAAGGCTCGACCCTGGCGATTCCACAAGACGCAAACCGCCCTTCAAAAGGCTATCGAGCAACAGTTCTAA